A window of the Lolium perenne isolate Kyuss_39 chromosome 7, Kyuss_2.0, whole genome shotgun sequence genome harbors these coding sequences:
- the LOC127315941 gene encoding uncharacterized protein, whose amino-acid sequence MEPHYDYNNYDFTYTHQPQQQQYGHDFNQVYPEAAPPPLSYHDQSDYSPYADHYDQTSSFPMASFAHQQQLHFGGAINYNECDMNQFSALMQAASIDSASALQAASASWEEPNYGGDPAMTRHPTATSAPAVEPAHYGSSSAGDGSYEPSSLIGVRKRPWGKYAAEIRDSTRNGARVWLGTFDTPQAAALAYDQAAFALRGPAAVLNFPRNRVEESLRGMGISCADATAGEVDSPALALKRRHCIRRRKPKNNDIAATASAERKHKLQAAEAASSSGVLELEDLGADYLEELLTLCDG is encoded by the coding sequence ATGGAGCCTCACTACGACTACAACAACTACGACTTCACCTACACACACCAGCCACAACAACAGCAATACGGCCATGATTTTAACCAAGTCTACCCTGAAGCAGCACCACCCCCTCTTTCCTACCACGACCAGTCCGACTACTCGCCGTATGCTGATCACTATGACCAAACCTCCTCCTTCCCCATGGCTTCTTTTGCACACCAGCAACAGCTTCATTTCGGTGGCGCCATCAACTACAATGAGTGCGACATGAACCAGTTCAGCGCCCTCATGCAAGCGGCCTCCATCGACTCAGCCTCCGCTCTACAGGCAGCAAGCGCCAGCTGGGAGGAGCCGAACTATGGTGGCGATCCGGCCATGACACGCCACCCTACTGCCACTTCGGCGCCCGCCGTAGAGCCAGCACATTACGGGAGCAGCAGCGCCGGCGACGGGTCCTACGAACCGTCATCGTTGATTGGGGTGCGAAAGCGTCCGTGGGGCAAGTATGCGGCCGAGATCCGGGATTCCACACGCAACGGCGCGCGGGTGTGGCTCGGCACATTCGATACGCCCCAGGCAGCCGCGCTCGCATACGACCAGGCTGCCTTCGCCCTGCGCGGCCCGGCCGCCGTGCTCAACTTCCCACGAAACCGCGTGGAGGAGTCTCTCAGAGGGATGGGGATCAGCTGCGCCGACGCCACTGCGGGAGAAGTCGACTCGCCTGCGCTGGCTCTCAAGCGGCGCCACTGCATCAGGAGGAGAAAACCCAAGAACAACGACATCGCGGCCACGGCGTCGGCGGAGAGGAAACACAAGCTGCAGGCGGCAGAAGCTGCCTCGTCTTCGGGCGTGCTGGAGTTGGAGGACCTGGGAGCTGACTACCTCGAGGAGCTGCTCACTTTATGCGATGGATGA